The genomic DNA ATCATTTTAGACCACTTCTACGCGTTATGATCAAATTGTCAAATTCAagataattttgattaataattttgattattttctagtttttttttaaaattaggatGGAATACTATCATTAAGAGCCTGATTatttttagtacataaaaagctgtatcaaataaaaatttttgccAAGGAAAAAGATTAATAAGGAATATTTAAAGACAACTATTCTTGCAATTTACAGCTACTGAAATACAATTAAACAAGGGAACACAAATATTCACGTAAGGAAATTGCTATAATGATCCCACCTATATACTTTCTGGTGCTTCAATTAGATTCCTAATTAATACCAAAACAAACGGTAAGGAACAAAGtaagaaaaaacataataaaattagtataataactataaatagttataaattatttatccaaaaaaaaaaaagttataaattagaatataaattaaaaaaaaaaatgtgaaaattattttaataatagttatcttatatttttgttatgtttatGCAAAACAAGAATATGCATCTAGAAATAGATCTGATTGCATTAATtgtttaggaatttttttttttttttttgaaaaattgtttagGAATTACTGTGTTTGTTTGTGCCTTCTCTCTAgaattcttctctctttttttttttttttttagacaacgCCACGAAGAACTTCAAGAGGAAGGAAGATCAAGATCTAGATCTTCTCTCATCTTCTTTTACGGTAGTAGTGCTCGGTGTCTTCTCTGCTGGCTCTACCGTCTCTGTTTCTAACGAGTTGCTTTAGATCTaatttgtagatctagatccagatctagtctCATCAACCTTAGATCTAATGGCCTTCTTCGGCCAATGCGTGTCTTCCAAAGGGATGTCTATGATGTCGTGCTTCTCCGCTGttgcttgtggggtttttgttttttactttttattttgtttgtcctggccttcgggttgaggataGAGTAAATTGGTGTGTTGGCTTAACTCTCACGGccaaatttttagtttctaattttttttatttttttttatttgagttatCCATGTCATAGATCTTGTATGcacaaagcatatatatatgttctttaaatgtaattgtatatAGGTTAACGGAAGCTTGAAAGTCATTTTTATAACTTTAtaaccttcatagcttttggttatgatttttaatagttgtatgctcatgaaatttcatCGATGGaagtttcatattaaaaaaaaaaaaaaaaaaaggtgtttgtTTGTAGTTGCTGTTTACTATTTGGACTCACGCGTTCTGGAATATATATTGAAAGCTTTTATATTAAAATGAAGGATGATTCTAGAGGACGTGTACCGgccttttcctttgttttgttttgttgaaatAATGGTGAGGGTACGTatgaaattaattatgttgATGTTTGtgggaaaaattaaattactgaaATAATAGCGTAGATGCAACATagaggaaagagagacaaagaaTTTGTGAGTAGTTCCGTATTAGACATCTATGTCTAACACTTGGAATAGCTCCTAAGGACTACATTATTTAGGCAAATTAATAAGTGTAATTTAGATAATTGATGTTGAAATAATGGTGAGGCTATGAAATTATATGTTGATGTTTGTGGGAAAATTCAAATTACTGGAATAATAGCACGGAAGCAAGATAGAgaaaagagagacaaagagtTTAGAGGTGATTCCGTGTTAGACATAACTATTAAGGACTACATTATGCTTTCATTGACTTGTTTGTCTACATTATAAGGGTCCCTATTTATAAGGCAGTTATTGATAAATACaagtataataatcaaatcttatttatttaattatcatctcaatatatgattacaataaACCCTTAAATAAAGAttatttcaatatcaaccaaatatgaaataatataacatatattctaacaattgattaaaaaaaaaattaaaacagtaAGGCAATCggcacttttttttattaaaaaaatatttattaaaagggGCCAGATTAAGGCAAACCTATCTGAACCCCCGCTAGGAAACAATATCAACCACTGGAAAGAGGCTGAAGTCGAATATGCACTGTCAAAGTCCGTAGCAGGGACTGATGAAGAGAGATGTACCAACACCAAACTAGTTACAAAAGCCTCCACATCTAGATCTGACCTAGAAAAAACAGGGAGACaataacccaaaacaaaaaacaacagaaatacaaaataaattacaaaaacacaaaaaaacaaccGGAAAGCAGCAGCCTTGGCCGGAAAACAGAAGGTGATACACACTGACCGGCGCGTGAGACACACGCGCCGGTAAGTGTGGACCACACTCCGGCTCGTGGTGGTCGGAACGGAGAGTGGCAGACGGCGGATGAATGGTGGAATGCCGGAGGCCACAGTGGAGAGGCGTGTGGTGGTAAAAGCCTGGTAGAAAACTGTAGATctagttttgaaaaaacaagATCTAAAACCTTCAACAGACCTGGTGAAGAAACGGACGGTGCAGCGCCATGGAGAGCTGACGATGGCGGAGTGGCGGCTGCTGAGAACTGGAAAGGGAGGATGCCGGCGCACCTAGACAGAaaaaaccacaacaaaaaacactacaaaaaacaacaaCGGGAAAGAGAACAgaggaacaaaaaaaagaaagaggggaggaggaaaggaaaagaaccaATCCTCCTCCCCTAAAAGCCCTCACAAGGAGGTGGAAAAGGTTTTTCTAGAGAGAAGTTAGAGcctctctctctagaaaaaaTCTATTAATTGGAAATACTTCTACGTTTGGTGTAAACGTACGGAATATCTACTTCCGGTGACTATGACATCACTAATGTGCATATCATCAACAATACCTGTGCAGAGATGACTACTAGACCTGCGaccatattttaatttttcaaatgtttttttacGAAAAACATATTCAAAATAGGCAAACTAGCTAGTCTAGGACGAAAGAGTCTAGCAactcaaataattttaaaacaaaaataattaaaaacatatatatcttataatacaaataatagAACCTATacataaaaaattgcaatttggaTGTCACACATGAATTTCAAAGGAAGAGAAGTCTATAtggctaacaaaaacaaaagtctaTGTATATGagaaaaaaccattaaaaaaaaaaaaaaatttacatattttcctcaaactaccacccaattgacaatgtttctcTGAacctttcaattgtgacaatgctccccctcaaattaccaaaaaattgtcaatgtcccacaggactaacaaaaagataaaaatacccatatagatttcacaataagacaaaaatacttcaatgaaaaaaggaataatatatttttttctttaagaaaaaaaaaaaaaagaaaactgaaatttttaaaattttcacaccatagtttttttttttaaattaattttacttttttttaaaaaaaaaaaaattattaagggtattttcgtcattgggggaggacattgacaatttttggtagtttggtgggcacattgtctcaattaaaagtttggagagacattgtcaattgagtgttAGTTTGAAGGAGTATGTTTAGTCAAAACAAAATCCATAACCTACACTACTTTTTAAACCGAGTCTctcttgaaataaaaaagaaaccgTGAGATCATTTCTTTGAACGTGAGGCTATagatctcttttttttcttgagcgTAACGGCTGTgattaattagtaaaaaaaaattctcttataaagaatttttttttaaatctattgTGGAGGCCGCGACCACCTCTAGCCCTAATGTGACTCTGCCACTGTACGTATGTCGTCCATTATACTTATGCGGGAATTTTTTTTCGCATGCGGAAAGTCGTGCAAATATAATTGTGGCGGTATTTGGCTTATTTGCGACAACTAGTGTCattgcaaaaaatatatatatatatattagtgacGACAATTTTTCTCAACGCTAATTGTATAAAATATTAACTCCTTAACAAATATTAGCGACAACAATAcaataaatatcaaattaatatcttcataCATATTAGGAATGATAGCGTCGTCGTTAATAGTACTGTATCATATCTAttgtgacaaaataaatttaggatcctaaagaagaaaacaaaatagtagaataaaattaaaccaacataagacatttaagtggtttagcttaacttttttttgtatgtccacataaaaaagagaagggagattcgaactagtaactttcaTTTCATGAGGCGTGAACTCTTGAGAATCAAGTGATTTAGTTTAATAAACCTAGCTATATCAATAGACAAAAGCGATTTAGAGGAAATTTATTATCAAAAGTTGAAGTacaaaatgtaataaataaataaaaatctcaaatCCTAATTAAGGTACGGAGTAGAATCGTGCCGGGTCAAACATCAACAGGCAACTAAACGTGTGGGTACGTACGGATAAGGCAGTTGAGTTGGTATGGTTCAAATGCGAACACGATCCAAGCACGATTTGCTGTCAAGATGATTGGCTTTCTGAAGCACCAAATAGTCCCTATATTTGATTCCACGATATGCAGAGCCGTAGCTTTCACAATCCACCAACTCCGGCGCAGGGCTTACGACAGTATCCAGCGGTGGCCCGTACGCTGTTCCCAACGAAATTCTTGTCTCTTTGTTGTTCACCACCGCTCGGTGCACCACGCTCTTGTACTTCCCGTTGGTCAATATctgcatatgtatatatatatatatatattattctcatCAATgccaaaattatatattaattgaagCCAGTGAATGCATGgtgtacgtatatatatatatacctccatGTGATCTCCCATGTTGACAAGAAAAGAGTTGGGCGGGGGATCGTTGACGGGAACCCACTTCCCATTGTGCATCACTTGAAGGCCGGAAAGCTCATTCTGCATAAGAAGGGTCAAGATGCCGTGGTCTGTGTGAGGGGGCAGACCGATTGCAACCTCCGGCTCCGGGCACGGCGGGTACAGATTCACGACCAGCAGTTGAGACCCCACTTCTAAATCATATGTTTTCTCTATGTACCTTTCTTCCAATCCCAAACTTTCTGATATTCCTCTCACCAATTCACTCGCCACTTCTCTGGTTCGCTTGCTATATTCTCGTACGGTTTCACTGGAAGCATAAAACATTAAGATTGATATGGAATATTGGTGTTACTTACGCACTCAAACCAAGTGGTATAaatcctatttttattttatttatttatttcctctattaaaaaaaaaaaaagggtagaaAGGGTGCGATTAACTGTGATTATTCTACCTGAACATTAAGTAGTATCCAAAAATTGTCTAGGGAAGGGCTTAGATGGCGAAGAAGAACAAGTGCTCTCACAAGACCAATTGAGTTATAGCATAATCTAATCTTAGGAGGGGCTTGTGACTTTCATTGTGAGATTCAAATTTAGTCCATAATTCAACCAATTGAGTCATATTCTgatttagggtgcgtttgagattaggatttcaaaagaaaaatctgtatttttaaaagatatcacaaaatataaagagtttgacattgcaattttaaaagcacttaatttaaaatatgaacaaaatctacgatttttataagcaaattAGGGGGTGCTTATATGAAAAAGgcaaatttaaactaaaatcacgatttcacataaaaaaatatttgataaaaatgtattttttaacatgttttaccaaatgtctttgcaattttaaaaagtagtgatttcaaaaatagaatttttaaaaacacaattttttaaaatcacacttattaaaaccgcaatctcaaacggACCCTTAGACCCATCAAAATATCTGTTAAACCCAAGTGTGATAAACTATAAGATTGATATGGAATATTGGTGGTGCATGTAATTTGTGATcatctccaattcatttgaagtggaaaatatctagttaattataatacatgggtatttttgtcttctaaaaaagtgaaaaacaaaaaaacaaaaatactcctcaaatataattaaatggattTGAATCGGGGAGGAACGTTCCTTATAACATGTGGTGCATGAAAGGCTTCCAGTTGAATATAGTTTGGGACTCAAAAATATAAGATACCTGAAACCAGCAGGTTTGTGAGGAGCTCGCAAGTTGGGATGAACCCACACCTTTAGATAGTCCCTCCAGAAAAATGATGTGTCAATATTTGTGTTGAAGCTTGTTCCATAGCTTATGGGATCAAATAATTGCTTTCCTGaaaactctttcttttcctcctcggTTAGGTTAAAGAAACTTTGGCATCCTTTCAACATCTCATCTCTTAGCGTCTCTGGCACACCATGATTTATTATCTTGAACACATGAAATAATTAGATATATAATAAACACCTTGAGaatcaataaattataaaaaataaaaaaaacttcaagAGATTACCATAAAGAAACCCCAGTCGCGGCATGCATTGCCAATGTCTTGGATGACTTTGGACCGTTGATCGGGAGTACCAAAGGTCAGCAGGGAAACATCTATGGTTGGGATCGTCTCTGCTTCCGAGGAAATGCAATTACTGGAGCTTTTATCAAACACATATTTGGGTGGAACAGAAGTGAGACAACCGGATTCTACTTGTGATTTGATGCTAAACATGTTGGTTTTTCGTGGGTGAGAGATCGAGCTTGTACGTACAATATTAGGTTAGTCTTGATTGGGTTAGCATTTGGTGTTCTTATAAAGGAGTGGAAAGAAGCATAGGGGGACCCTTTAGATGGTATAGATAGAGAAACTCTAGCCACGTATCGTTTAGGGTACACGAGTATGTGGCATAGAATAGAAACGTACACTCAAATTTCCAGAAAAATTTGACATCCAGAGATAGCTGTATTTGCGTGCCCACAATTACCTACAAGACAGCCAATGGGAGAGTGACCGAAGACAAATTAATTAAGGcttcgtttggttcgcggattgttTAGTTtattggaaaaggattagctaccactgggaTTAGCTATCActgggaatagattagctaatcctattcttttgtttggttgtaacactggaatagactacctaatcctattccttcgtttggtacagtgcaatatgttggtgaatggaattgtattgtgatcttatttcctaaaatacccttataatataaatacaatttatattattaaggactttcattctttttttttttttttttgaaacataaacaattttactataatttttttttttttagttatgtcatgtatatataattttatatatatatacacgcttgaacaggtatgaataacctgtgttcaagtgtgtgtgtatatatatcagtgtgatttttaattcagttatatatatatataactgaattaaaaatcacactgagaaagtatagagaaagagagatggagaaacagaataaaaaataaaaataaaccctaaacagaatcaaagagaaacgatacagagaatcaaaaaaaataaaaaaacagaagaaaaataaaaaaaactcaaaaacgtTTTgggtacatatatatacacacacacgcttgaacaggtatgaataacctgtgttcaagcgtgtgtgtgtatatatatatacgcttgaacacaggttgtACGCTTGAAcataggttatatatatataattgaattaaaaatcaaactgagaaaatatagagaaagagagatggagaaacagaattaaaaaaaaagcctaaacagaatcaaagagaaacgatacagagaatcaaaagaaaaaaaaaaaaaaaaaaatccaagaaatagagagagaatgaaataaccaagaaacaaagaagagaaatcgaagagaagagaaggggaGAGAAATCGCTtgcgcagagaagagagatcgttgctctttgagagatggagatcgttTTGCAGAGTCTCCTTGAGAGATGTGGGTGCTAGAAGGGTGGGGTTTTTGTGGGCAATTTACacgataattttaatcccacaggaaaggattagctaagccactcgtttttgagtggcttagctaaccccgtgtatataggattagtaatcccatgggaatagttattcccaggaatagagtgttaccaaacaaaggactagctatacctagtgttagctagtccaatccaagggtctaatcc from Corylus avellana chromosome ca6, CavTom2PMs-1.0 includes the following:
- the LOC132184976 gene encoding 2-oxoglutarate-dependent dioxygenase 19-like encodes the protein MFSIKSQVESGCLTSVPPKYVFDKSSSNCISSEAETIPTIDVSLLTFGTPDQRSKVIQDIGNACRDWGFFMIINHGVPETLRDEMLKGCQSFFNLTEEEKKEFSGKQLFDPISYGTSFNTNIDTSFFWRDYLKVWVHPNLRAPHKPAGFSETVREYSKRTREVASELVRGISESLGLEERYIEKTYDLEVGSQLLVVNLYPPCPEPEVAIGLPPHTDHGILTLLMQNELSGLQVMHNGKWVPVNDPPPNSFLVNMGDHMEILTNGKYKSVVHRAVVNNKETRISLGTAYGPPLDTVVSPAPELVDCESYGSAYRGIKYRDYLVLQKANHLDSKSCLDRVRI